In Sandaracinaceae bacterium, a single window of DNA contains:
- a CDS encoding response regulator: MQVGEARIQIEGVELHEELGWGATSVVYRGTREGSAVAVKIARGGARTARWFRREAAALARVDDPGLPTILELGEVDGLPYLLMELVRGPTLAERLQSTDTFTLDETVSLGISLATTLDAVHRRGLVHCDLKPRNIVLETDGRARLVDFGFATPLQLEPEGAGTPPYAAPEQKRGARLADARTDLYALGRVLAECVAGPVLEPTPEDAVRARAPALAPVVEALLQGAPSERYPSALALVEELGRVRDGEPPLGAAAARWEAPEPSALVGRDEELGKLRELWRSTSAGWGEAIVVEGERGAGKSRLLRELTREIVGEGGRVVAHPCREGDPRPLAALRSLLEAAAAVLARDALARAVFQGAVGDDLAAFVGVLSPELGQWVDAEPAFDTGIGAQAFSGAAADVVRAVASALGPVCLLVDDAQWLDRTSREVLERVADDVRETRALLVLATRPVGAGVPDGRAAWELPRLELEAFDARRAAALVDATLGRESDGALAEWVVRVSDGTPLGIVEVLDAMLDAGSLRPVDGVWRFDREAAERMHLPHGALALMTRRLGTLPAATRRVFEAAAVVGSAFEPGVLADALEVARDDLDFALADAQRAGLIEADADGGHRFLHDAVREALLDGLDVEARRDLHHRVARALDTRGGASPFVLAAHYASGRPGEDRDRLAHLASDAIRQLVEDHDDEAALRLYDLVASALSSDELGPLASDVAEAATRLGDSERALEHYGRAIASAATAEARARLHGRCAWVHQQVGHEEAAWSELSRAFAALGERLPAESPRALAGSAWRLVPRRTTLAGPQEAGRLGILCDLHYQNARLGEEYERPLRLLQSTVRAYRLSRRLGSTPARARSEAMVATALAIMGRRDESRRHADEGMRIARETGQLDVLAFCSQMRGMASCFLGDFDQGLARLSKTVLRHGRWMEVGELCLCGQTTHAIESVRGEPTHAVPLLRVATARARRLNAPPPAAHVAELCLRAHEAVAQGAAPALPAREDLRGFPRTAAWGPVTRRFLESDELGAEFEAHVALFAQGKQSARTAHPILFEHYVSVAYARLRQTILAPDRGAPLARLKKAMADVLASARFPLYRAHALVLEGAVRWLSGDLDKARARLAEADVLADQEKCVWARFQAERIRAHMLRDEAHRASAEQRARIALTIARDAKALSWERLICEELEISASRSSSARRSSVVTSQASHRRQLQTLLHLFEVATRQPAVEEQGRLFLDEVVSSLDAARGLLVFDAESARGAALICARQRGAAWDEPPQDVRALVDGAREAGMLRTRGSEKDDAPRAVAVPLWLRGEVVGGLYLERDGDQPAFEDEDLDVLFALSYQVSVALQLARAMGDRERLEQSLRQSQKMEAIGRLAGGIAHDFNNMLTVMVGTIQLLSLKVDEGEAGREIDMLAQVTDRASRLTNQLLAFSRQSSTQLEVFDVDVALDALAPMLRRLIGDHVRVELVLDARPGVVHLDRGLLEQAVVNLALNARDAMPAGGHLVLRSAVREGRVVVEVRDDGAGMSREVRENALEPFFTTKERGKGTGLGLAMVYGFVEQSGGQLHIDSELGRGTSVELSFPRSERRPELGAMVIGASRDRNESQSATASGEMLRTTVLVVDDDPLVLQTLALGLEPEGYRVVAAETPAKALRLAAALGGVDVVVSDVMMPEMNGPALVEALREIVPDAAVLFVSGYADADLRETIELKSRHFLRKPFHPDELCAAVREALRLKSEVTEIPSQRIPAENGT; the protein is encoded by the coding sequence ATGCAGGTCGGCGAGGCTCGAATCCAGATCGAAGGCGTCGAGCTCCACGAGGAGCTCGGCTGGGGCGCGACGTCCGTCGTGTACCGCGGGACGCGCGAAGGCAGCGCCGTCGCGGTGAAGATCGCACGGGGCGGGGCCCGGACGGCGCGCTGGTTCCGACGCGAGGCGGCGGCGCTGGCCCGGGTGGACGACCCGGGGCTCCCCACGATCTTGGAGCTGGGCGAGGTCGACGGCCTGCCCTACCTCTTGATGGAGCTGGTGCGAGGGCCGACCCTGGCCGAGCGTCTGCAGTCGACGGACACGTTCACGCTCGACGAGACCGTCTCCCTCGGGATCTCGCTCGCGACGACCCTGGACGCGGTGCACCGACGCGGGCTCGTCCACTGCGACCTCAAGCCGCGCAACATCGTGCTCGAGACGGACGGCCGCGCGCGGCTCGTCGACTTCGGGTTCGCGACGCCGCTCCAGCTCGAGCCCGAGGGCGCGGGAACGCCCCCCTACGCAGCTCCCGAGCAGAAGCGCGGCGCCCGGCTCGCGGACGCGCGCACGGACCTGTACGCGCTCGGGCGGGTGCTGGCCGAGTGCGTGGCCGGCCCGGTCCTCGAGCCGACCCCGGAGGACGCCGTCCGTGCGCGCGCGCCCGCCCTCGCCCCCGTCGTCGAGGCGCTCCTGCAGGGCGCGCCGTCCGAGCGCTATCCGAGCGCCCTCGCGCTCGTGGAGGAGCTGGGCCGCGTGCGTGACGGCGAGCCGCCGCTCGGCGCGGCCGCGGCGCGATGGGAAGCGCCGGAGCCCAGCGCGCTGGTGGGGCGCGACGAGGAGCTGGGCAAGCTGAGAGAGCTCTGGCGCAGCACCAGCGCCGGCTGGGGCGAGGCGATCGTCGTCGAGGGTGAGCGCGGCGCGGGCAAGAGCCGCCTCCTCCGCGAGCTGACGCGCGAGATCGTGGGAGAGGGCGGTCGCGTCGTCGCGCACCCGTGCCGGGAGGGCGATCCCCGCCCGCTCGCCGCCCTGCGCTCGCTCCTGGAGGCCGCCGCGGCGGTCCTCGCGCGAGACGCCCTCGCGCGCGCCGTCTTCCAGGGGGCGGTCGGGGACGACCTCGCGGCGTTCGTCGGCGTGCTCTCGCCGGAGCTGGGCCAGTGGGTCGACGCCGAGCCCGCGTTCGACACGGGGATCGGCGCCCAGGCCTTCTCGGGCGCGGCCGCGGACGTGGTGCGCGCCGTCGCCTCGGCGCTCGGGCCCGTGTGCCTCCTGGTCGACGACGCGCAGTGGCTCGACCGCACGAGCCGCGAGGTGCTGGAGCGGGTCGCGGACGACGTGCGCGAGACGCGCGCCCTCCTCGTCCTCGCGACCCGGCCGGTCGGCGCCGGCGTGCCGGACGGGCGCGCGGCGTGGGAACTCCCGCGCCTCGAGCTCGAGGCGTTCGACGCGCGCCGCGCGGCCGCGCTCGTCGACGCGACCCTCGGCCGCGAGAGCGACGGAGCGCTCGCGGAGTGGGTCGTCCGCGTCTCGGATGGCACGCCGCTCGGGATCGTCGAGGTGCTCGACGCGATGCTGGACGCGGGGAGCCTGCGGCCGGTCGACGGGGTCTGGCGTTTCGACCGCGAGGCGGCCGAGCGCATGCACCTGCCGCACGGGGCGCTGGCCCTGATGACACGTCGCCTCGGCACCCTGCCCGCGGCGACGCGCAGGGTCTTCGAGGCCGCCGCGGTCGTCGGGAGCGCGTTCGAGCCGGGGGTGCTCGCCGACGCCCTGGAGGTCGCGCGCGATGACCTGGACTTCGCGCTCGCCGACGCCCAGCGGGCCGGCCTCATCGAAGCGGACGCAGACGGGGGGCATCGTTTCCTGCACGACGCGGTGCGGGAGGCGCTGCTCGACGGGCTCGACGTCGAGGCACGCCGCGACCTCCACCACCGCGTCGCGCGCGCGCTCGATACCCGGGGCGGCGCGTCGCCCTTCGTGCTCGCGGCCCACTACGCGTCGGGGCGCCCGGGGGAAGACCGAGACCGGCTCGCCCACCTCGCCAGCGACGCGATACGGCAGCTCGTCGAGGACCACGACGACGAGGCCGCGCTGCGGCTCTACGACCTCGTCGCGTCGGCGCTGTCTTCCGACGAGCTCGGCCCTCTGGCGTCGGATGTCGCGGAGGCGGCCACCCGTCTGGGAGACAGCGAGCGCGCGCTGGAGCACTACGGCCGCGCGATCGCCTCGGCCGCCACCGCCGAAGCGCGCGCGCGGCTCCACGGGCGGTGCGCCTGGGTTCATCAGCAGGTCGGGCACGAGGAGGCGGCCTGGTCCGAGCTGTCTCGCGCCTTCGCGGCGCTCGGTGAGCGCCTCCCCGCAGAGAGCCCACGGGCGCTGGCGGGCTCCGCCTGGCGGTTGGTGCCGAGACGAACGACGCTCGCGGGCCCCCAGGAGGCGGGGCGGCTCGGCATCCTGTGCGACCTGCACTACCAGAACGCCCGGCTGGGTGAGGAGTACGAGCGGCCACTGCGACTGCTGCAGAGCACCGTGAGGGCGTACCGGCTCTCGCGGCGGCTGGGGTCCACGCCCGCGCGCGCCCGCAGCGAGGCGATGGTGGCGACGGCCCTCGCGATCATGGGGCGCCGCGACGAGAGCCGACGTCACGCGGACGAAGGCATGCGCATCGCGCGCGAGACCGGTCAGCTCGACGTGCTGGCCTTCTGCTCGCAGATGCGCGGCATGGCGAGCTGCTTCCTCGGAGACTTCGACCAAGGGCTCGCGAGGCTCTCCAAGACCGTGTTGCGTCATGGGCGCTGGATGGAGGTGGGCGAGCTCTGCTTGTGTGGCCAGACGACCCACGCGATCGAATCCGTGCGCGGCGAGCCCACGCACGCGGTTCCGCTGCTGCGAGTTGCGACTGCGCGTGCCCGGCGCCTGAACGCCCCCCCGCCGGCGGCGCACGTGGCGGAGCTCTGTCTTCGGGCACACGAGGCAGTGGCCCAGGGCGCGGCGCCCGCGCTCCCCGCACGCGAGGACCTGCGGGGCTTCCCGCGGACCGCGGCCTGGGGACCCGTGACGCGCCGCTTTCTGGAGTCCGATGAGCTGGGCGCCGAGTTCGAGGCGCACGTCGCGCTCTTCGCGCAAGGAAAACAGTCGGCCCGGACCGCGCACCCGATCCTCTTCGAGCACTACGTCTCCGTCGCGTACGCCCGGCTGCGCCAGACGATCCTCGCCCCGGATCGCGGCGCTCCGCTCGCGCGGCTGAAGAAGGCGATGGCCGACGTGTTGGCGTCCGCGCGCTTCCCGCTCTACCGCGCGCACGCGCTCGTCCTGGAAGGCGCCGTGCGATGGTTGAGCGGCGACCTCGACAAGGCGCGCGCCCGGCTCGCGGAGGCCGACGTGCTCGCCGACCAGGAGAAGTGCGTCTGGGCGCGCTTCCAGGCGGAGCGCATCCGCGCCCACATGCTGCGCGACGAAGCCCACCGCGCGTCGGCCGAGCAGCGCGCGCGGATCGCCCTGACGATCGCGCGCGACGCCAAGGCGCTCAGCTGGGAGCGGCTCATCTGCGAGGAGCTGGAGATCTCCGCGTCCCGCTCCTCGAGCGCGCGTCGCTCGAGCGTCGTCACGTCGCAGGCCTCGCACCGCCGGCAGCTCCAGACGCTCCTTCACCTGTTCGAGGTGGCGACGCGGCAGCCGGCGGTGGAGGAGCAGGGCCGGCTCTTCCTGGACGAGGTCGTGAGCTCGCTCGACGCGGCGCGCGGGCTGCTCGTATTCGACGCGGAGTCGGCGCGCGGGGCGGCGCTGATCTGCGCGCGGCAGCGTGGGGCCGCCTGGGACGAGCCACCGCAGGACGTGCGGGCGCTGGTCGATGGAGCGCGCGAGGCGGGCATGCTGCGCACGCGGGGCTCGGAGAAGGACGACGCGCCGCGCGCGGTCGCCGTGCCGCTCTGGCTCCGCGGAGAGGTCGTGGGCGGCCTCTACCTGGAGCGCGACGGCGACCAGCCGGCGTTCGAAGACGAAGACCTCGATGTGCTCTTCGCGCTGTCCTACCAGGTGTCGGTCGCGCTGCAGCTCGCGCGCGCGATGGGCGACCGGGAGCGCCTCGAGCAGTCGCTCCGACAGTCGCAGAAGATGGAGGCCATCGGGCGGCTCGCGGGCGGCATCGCGCACGACTTCAACAACATGCTGACGGTGATGGTCGGCACCATCCAGCTCCTCTCGTTGAAGGTCGACGAGGGCGAGGCGGGCCGCGAGATCGACATGCTCGCGCAGGTGACCGATCGCGCGAGCCGGCTGACCAACCAGCTGCTCGCCTTCTCGCGCCAGTCGAGCACGCAGCTCGAGGTCTTCGACGTCGACGTCGCCCTCGACGCGCTCGCGCCGATGCTGCGGCGGCTGATCGGCGATCACGTCCGCGTCGAGCTGGTCCTCGACGCGCGGCCGGGCGTGGTTCACCTCGACCGCGGGCTGCTCGAGCAGGCGGTGGTGAACCTCGCCCTCAACGCGCGCGACGCGATGCCGGCGGGCGGTCACCTCGTCTTGCGAAGCGCGGTGCGGGAGGGGCGCGTCGTGGTGGAGGTGCGGGACGACGGCGCGGGCATGAGCCGTGAGGTCCGGGAGAACGCGCTCGAGCCCTTCTTCACCACCAAGGAGCGCGGCAAGGGGACCGGGCTCGGGCTCGCGATGGTGTACGGGTTCGTCGAGCAGTCGGGCGGCCAGCTCCACATCGACAGCGAGCTCGGCCGCGGGACGAGCGTCGAGCTCTCGTTCCCCCGCAGCGAGCGGCGGCCGGAGCTGGGCGCGATGGTCATCGGCGCCTCCCGGGACCGGAACGAGTCGCAAAGCGCCACCGCGTCCGGGGAGATGCTGCGTACGACGGTGCTCGTGGTCGACGACGACCCGCTGGTCCTTCAGACCCTCGCCCTCGGGCTGGAGCCGGAGGGCTACCGCGTCGTGGCGGCCGAGACGCCCGCCAAGGCCCTGCGTCTGGCGGCGGCGCTGGGCGGCGTCGACGTGGTCGTCAGCGACGTGATGATGCCGGAGATGAACGGGCCCGCGCTCGTGGAGGCGCTCCGCGAGATCGTCCCGGACGCGGCCGTGCTCTTCGTCTCCGGGTACGCGGACGCGGACCTGCGTGAGACGATCGAGTTGAAATCACGGCACTTTCTTCGCAAGCCGTTCCACCCTGACGAGCTCTGTGCGGCCGTACGCGAAGCGCTTCGGCTCAAGTCCGAGGTCACTGAAATCCCTTCTCAG